The genomic DNA TTGGAGTAGATCGCGCCAGCGGCTGAGACGGTCAACCGGTGCGGCGGGTTTGCCGTCGACGTAGACGCCATCGGCGTTGAAGCTGAAGACCGGCGTCAGGTCGCGCCGTTGCGACGCCGGCAGGATGGTCGAGACCAGGCTGTCCAGCACCAGCGGTACCGCATTGGGTGTTTCGTAGTAGCCCAGCACCATGTGGGCGATCTGGCTGCTGCTGGCCGGGCCGCCCACGCGCGCGCGGACATAGATGAAGCGCAGTTTGTTGGCCGGCACGCCCATCGACAGCAGGGTGAAATACTTGCCGATGACATAGTCTTCGCAATCGCCCGCGCCCTTGCCCAGCGATTCGAGCGGGGTGGCCCAGTAGTCATCCTTGCCCCAGATCGTGATGTCCTCGCCGGACAGCAGTGCGCGGTTCCAGAAATCGTTGGCCAGCGTCAGCCGGTCCTTTTCCAGCGGCGGCGCCGCGCCGCGCAGCAATTGCAGCCAGTTCGTTACCGCCTTTGCGCCGCGCGCGCCATAGCGGCTGGCCGACAGGCTTTGCAGCTTCTCGGCGTTGATCTCCAGGGCGGAACTTCCGCCCCAGCCGCAAGCCAGGCAGAGCAAAACCAGTCGGCACAGATTCAGCGTGGCGCGGAAACGGCGGGTTGATCGCATGAAACGGATTTTCACATTTTTC from Achromobacter xylosoxidans includes the following:
- a CDS encoding transglutaminase-like cysteine peptidase, with protein sequence MRSTRRFRATLNLCRLVLLCLACGWGGSSALEINAEKLQSLSASRYGARGAKAVTNWLQLLRGAAPPLEKDRLTLANDFWNRALLSGEDITIWGKDDYWATPLESLGKGAGDCEDYVIGKYFTLLSMGVPANKLRFIYVRARVGGPASSSQIAHMVLGYYETPNAVPLVLDSLVSTILPASQRRDLTPVFSFNADGVYVDGKPAAPVDRLSRWRDLLQRMEREGIRP